From the genome of Pseudarthrobacter sp. NIBRBAC000502772:
ACGCAGGCTTCCCTGTTGGAGGCCATGGAAGAGCGGCAGGTCTCGGTGGATGGGGTGTCCAGGCCGCTGCCGGCGAACTTCCTGGTGGCGGCAACCCAGAACCCCGTGGAGTATGAGGGAACCTATCCCCTGCCCGAAGCTCAGCTGGACCGGTTCCTGCTCAAACTCACCATGCCGCTGCCCAGCCGGACTGACGAGGTGGAAGTGATCCGGCGGCACGCGGCCGGCTTCAATCCCCGGGATCTTGCTGCCGCCGGTGTCCGGGCGGTGGCCGGCGCCGAGGACCTCGAACGGGCGCGGCAGGCCGTGGCCACCGTTGCCGTCGAACGGGAAATCATCGGCTACATCGTGGACCTGGTGCGCGCCACCCGGCAGGCGCCGTCGTTCCAGCTGGGCGTCTCGCCCCGCGGCGCGACTGCACTGCTTAATACGGCCCGCGCCTGGGCCTGGCTGTCTGGCCGCAGCTTCGTCACGCCGGACGATGTCAAGGCACTGGCGCTGCCGTGCCTGCGCCACCGGGTGGCCCTGCAGCCCGATGCCCAGATGGACGGGGTCCGCGTGGACGATGTCCTGGGCAGCATCCTGGCGTCCGTCCCGGTCCCCCGCTGATTCGCTTGCACATGGCACTCTCCGGACGGTTCGTCGTGCTGGCACTGCTGGGCCTGGTGCCGGTGCTGCTGTTTCCTGGCGGGGGAACGGTCCTGGGCGTGGTCGTGGCACTCGCTGCTCTCCTGGGCCTGGACCTTGGCCTTGCCGCTTCCCCGCGGGCCATCATCGTCACGCGCGCCGAGCCCGGCAACGTGACGCTGCACGGCACGGCCGCTTCGGTCCTCACGCTGCGCAACAGTGGCCGGCGACGCCTGCGCGCCACTGTCCGGGACGCGTGGCAGCCGTCTGCCGGGGCTGTGAATCCGGTCCAGGACCTGGACATCCCCGCCCAGGAAAGCCGCCGGATGACCGTCCGGCTACAGCCGGTCCGCCGTGGCGACGTGGGCGCCCGGCACGTCACTGTGCGCTCCCATGGACCCCTTCGGCTCGCGGCACGCCAGCGCACGTTTGACTGTTCCGGCCTCCTGCGGGTCCTGCCGCCGTTCCATTCCCGCAGGCACCTCCCCTCGAAGCTCAGGAAACTCCGCGAACTCGACGGCAAGGCCGCCGTGCAGATCCGGGGTGCCGGCACGGAATTCGACTCGCTGCGCGACTACGTCCGCGGGGACGACGTCCGGTCCATCGACTGGCGCGCAACCGCCCGCCGGTCCGCCGTCGTCGTCCGCACCTGGCGCCCGGAACGCGACCGGCGCGTGGTGATCATGCTGGATACGTCCCGCACGTCAGCGGCGAGGATCGAGGACGAACCAAGGCTGGATACCGGCATCGAAGCGGCGCTCCTGCTGGCGGTCCTGGCCGAGCGCGGCGGTGACCGGGTGGACTTCCTGGCCTACGACCGACGTCCGCGGGCAAGGGCCGGTTCCGCCACCACCGGCAACCTCCTGGGGCAGCTGGTGCAAGCGATGGCGCCCCTCGAGGCGGAACTGATTGAGCTTGACTGGTCCAGCCTCCCCGGCCAGATCCGGGCGGTTTCCGCCCACCGGTCCCTGGTGGTGCTGCTGACCTCGTTGGACGGCGGGGCACCGGAGGAAGGGCTCATTCCCGTGGCCGCGCAGCTCGCGCAGCAGCACGTTGTGGTGGTGGCCGCCGTCCGTGATCCCATGCTGGGGCGGATGCTGCGGGAGCGTGAGAACGCCGCCGGCGTGTTCCGGGCGGCAGCGGCCGAACGCGTTCTGCTGGAACGGGCGGCGGTCAGCGCCGAACTCCGGCACCACGGGGTGGAAGTGGTAGATGCGGAGCCACACCAGCTGCCGCCGCAGCTTGCCGACATGTACATCCGGCTCAAGGCAGCCGGTAGATTGTGAGTCGCTGCAGCGCCGCTGACGGCACCGTCCAGGAGGTCACCATGAACGTCCCTATTTACCGGCAGGCCCTGGGCGAGAACTTCCACCGGCTGCAGCCTGAGCTGCAGGAGTACTTTTCCCTGGCGCCCGGCTCGGGGCACTACGGCGTCGGGGAGGGTGTGTTCGACGTTGTGGGCTGCCGGCAGGCGTGGCTGCGGCCGCTGCTCAAGCTGACCTCCGGGGAGGAGGCGTTTTTCCCGGATTACGGGGAAGTCATCCCCTTCCGGATTGAAAACCATGCCCACCAGGATCCGTTCGGCCGCTCCAGCCTGACTGCCCGGCGGGAAATCCGTTTTCCCGGGCACGTGCGGATATTCCAGGACACCACCAGCCTCGTGGATTCCGACGGCGGCCCGCGGCTGGTGGACTACCTGGGCCGTTTCCGGCGCATGGTGACCGACCTCAAGCTCAGTGTGACGGCCGAGGGTAGGCTGCGCGGCGTTTCCGAAGCGTCGCGGCTGTTCCTGGGCCCCCTCCGCCTGCCGCTGCCGGCCACGGTGGATGCCAGGGCTTACGCCGAGCAGTGGTGGGACGGCGCCGCAGGCGAGCACGGACAGCACCGGATCCAGGTCAAGGTCATCCAGCCGCAGATCGGTCTGGTCCTGGTCTATGCGGGCAGGTTTGACTACCGACTGCGTCCCTACATCGGCGGCAGTTCGGCGCAGAGTTTCCTGCCCCGCTACGCCCAGCCGGACCGTTGGGAGAACCGGACGTAGAAGTCTTGCCCTTGGGTCCGCCCAGCAGTGGGCCGATCAGCCGTGTGCGCGCTGGTTCAGTCCGTCGGCCACCTGGGTGAGCCGGCCCAGCACTGCTTTGGCGGTGGCCGGCGTGTGGCCGGCCAGTCCCGCCGAGGGGGTGACCCGGATACTGTCCAGGGACGACGCCGGCAGCCCCAGCTCGTGCCATGGCCGCCAGACGGACTCTACGACGTCGGCCACCCTGGGCAGCGTGCCACGGCTAAGGTCGAGGGCGCCGGCCCAGATCCGCTTGCCTGCCTCCACTGCCGTGGCCAACTGCTCCCACTGCCGTGTGGTCAGGGCCCTCAGCGGTACGGCCACGCCGTCGGCGCCGGCGGCAATGATCCGGCCGATGGGGGCCTCAATTTCAGGCACGGAGACAACGATTTCGGCGGCGCCCGCCTCACGGAGCGCCTCGATCACCACCTGCCAGGACTCGGTGACCTCCTGGCCACCCACCGCCCGCAGCGTGCGGTAACCGCTCGACGTCGGAATGGTGCCGGCCAGTACGGCGGCGATATCAGGCTCGTCGACCTGGACCACCAGCCGCGCGCCCGGAACGGCGCTGGAAATCCGGGACAGGTAGCCGCCAACCCCTGCGGCCAGCGACTCGGCAATGTCCCGGCGTGCGCCGTAATCGATCAGCGCCCGTTCGCCGTTGTGCAGGTGCAGCCCCGCGGCAAGACTCAGCGGTCCCAGCAGCTGGACCTTGAGTTCGGGGGCGCGGGTGTCCTCGGCGCCGGCAACGTCAGCCAGGACGTTGATGTCGGTGGACAGGGCCGACGCGGCCCGGCGGAAATCCTTGCCCGGACGGTCCACCAGACGCCAGCCGTACGGCTGGACATCGACGGCCATCTCAACCAGGAGTGCGGCCGTCCGCCCCAGGGCGTCGGAACCGACTCCCCGATCCGGAAGCTCCGCCAGGAACGGCAGGTGCGGGCTGCCGAGCTCGCCGCGGACAATGCGGGCAGCCTCCACGGGGTCCTCCCCCGGCCAGGGCCCAAGCCCTGTGGCGGTTACTTCCACTCTGCAGCGGCCTGGTGGTCCTCGGCGATGGCTTCATGATGGCGGATGACCTCGCCGATGATGAAGTTCAGGAACTTCTCCGCAAACGCGGGATCGAGGTGGGCATCCTCCGCCAGCCGCCGGAGACGGGCAATCTGGGCGGATTCCCGGCCCGGATCCCCCGCCGGGAGCCGGTGCGCGGCCTTGAGGAAGCCCACTTTCTGGGTGGCCTTGAACCGTTCGGCCAGGAGGTACACCAGGGTCGCATCGATGTTGTCGATGCTGGAGCGGATGGACAGCAGTTCCGCCATCACCGAGTTGTCCACGTGGCCTGCCAGCGAACTCGCGGCGGCATCGTAGGTGTCGGTGTCGGGAACATCGTGGTTTTGCTGCGTCATGGTCCAAGTCTATGGGGCGTCCGCGGAAATCCTTCCGGTGTTAAGCGGCGGACGGACACCCCGCCTGGTGCGGCGGGATGTCCGTCTGGTGGCGCCGCGACTGAAGAGTCGCCGGTGGTGCCTACTGGGCAAGCAGCGCCCGGTGCGCTTCCCGGCGTCGTGCCTGTTCGTCCGGATCAGGAACCGGCAGCGAGGCAATCAGCCGTTTGGTGTAGTCGTGCTGCGGTGCGCCCATCACCTGGCTACCGATGCCCTGCTCCACCAGCTTGCCCTTGTACAGGACGCCCACCCACTGGGACAGGATGTCCACCACCGCGAGGTCGTGGCTGATGAACAGTGCCGCGAACCCGAACTCGGCCTGGATTTCCTTGAAGAGTTCCAGGACTTTCGCCTGCACCGAAACGTCCAAGGCCGACGTCGGCTCGTCAGCGATCAGCAGCCGCGGGTTCAGGATCAGTGCCCGCGCCAGCGACGCCCGCTGGCGCTGCCCGCCGGACAGCTCGTGCGGATACCGCTGGGCGTACGACGCCGGCAGCTGAACTGATTCAAGCAGCTCAGCAACGCGTTTGCGCGCCTGCGCCGGGCTCGGGTTGGTGTGGATGATCATGGGCTCCGCTACGCAGTCGCCGATGGTCAGCTGGGGGTTGAAGGACGCAGCCGGATCCTGGAACACAAAGCCAATATCCTTCCGAAGGGGCTTGAACGTCCGCTCCTTGAGGTTCAGCATCTCGTAGCCGAGTACCTTCAGGCTGCCGCCCGTGGTCCGGTTCAGGCCCGCGATGGCCCGGCCGATTGTGGTTTTCCCTGATCCGGATTCGCCCACCAGTCCAAAGACTTCGCCCTGGGACACGGTGAAGCTGACCCCGTCCACGGCCTTGAAGGCCGGCGTTCCCAGCCTGCCGGGGTACTCGATGGTCAGGTTGGTTGCCTCCACCAGCACCGGCGAGCCCTGGTGGGCGCGTTCCAACAGGCCCTCCGACGCCGAGTTCCGGCCCAGGTGGGGCACGGCGGCCAGCAGCTTCTTGGTGTAGTCCTGCTTGGGTTCGGCGAACAGCACCCGCACCGGCGCTTCCTCCACCACATCACCCTGGTACATCACCACCACGCGGTCCGCGAGGTCGGCCACCACGCCCATGTTGTGCGTGATCAGCACGATCGATGTGCCGTACTTGTCCCGGAGGTCCCGGAGCAGCTCCAGGATTTCGGCCTGGACGGTGACATCCAGGGCTGTGGTGGGTTCATCGGCCACGATGAGTCCCGGGTTCAGGGCCAGCGCGGCGGCGATCACCACGCGCTGCTTCTGGCCGCCGGAGAACTGGTGCGGGTAGTAGTTGACCCGATGCTCCGGATCCGGGATCCCCACTTTGCGCAGCGCCTCAATGGCACGGGCCTTGGCGTCCTTGGCCGAGACCCGCTTCCCGCCGGGACCGCCGGCATGGGCACGGATGCCCTCAGCAATCTGCCAGCCCACGGTGAACACCGGATTCAGGGCCGTGGAGGGCTCCTGGAACACCATGGCCACATCGCGGCCGCGGATCTGCCTCAGCTTCGCGGCGCTGACGCTGATCACGTTGTTCCCGTTGATCAGGACGGCGCCCCCGCTGGTGGCGGTCTCAGGCAGCAGCCCGAGGATGGTTTTCGCAGTCACGGTCTTGCCGGAGCCGGATTCACCCACGATGGCCAGGACCTCGCCGGAGCGGACGTCCAGGCTCACATCCTTCACGGCGTAGACGTCTCCGCCGTCGGTGGCGAACGTGACTTTGAGGTGGTCGATCTCCAGGACCGGCTGCTCTGCCGGCCTGGACTGGTCAGACACCGGATCAATATTGATGGTCACAGTCCTCTCACATCCGCTGCGATGGCGGCGTTGGCGGCGGCGGTTGATGGTCCCGGGGCGCCCTTGGCGCCGGCAGCCTTGCGTCCGCGCAAGCGCGGATCGTTCAGGTCATTGATGCTTTCTCCTACGAGGGTCAGTCCAACCACCGTCAGGACGATGGCCAGGCCGGGGAACACACCGGTCCACCAAATGCCTGAGGAGGCGTCGGACATCGCCTTGTTCAGGTCAAAGCCCCATTCCGCCGCGGAGCTTGGCTCGATACCGAAACCGAGGAAGCCCAGGCCTGCCAGGGTGAGGATGGCTTCGGAGGCGTTGAGCGTAAAGATCAGCGGCAGGGTCCGGGTCGCGTTCGAAAAGATGTGCCTGCTGATAATCCTGGCGCTTGAGGCGCCAACAACCTGGGCGGATTCCACAAACGGTTCAGCCTTGAGCCGGATGGTTTCAGCGCGGATCACCCGGAAGTACTGCGGTACAAACACTGCCGTGATGGCAAAACCGCAGGCGAGGATTCCGCCCCAGAAGCCAGACTGTCCCTTATTGATGGCAATCGACATCACGATAGCCACGAGGAGTGTCGGGAAGGCGTAAATCGCGTCAGCAATCACCACCAGCACCCGGTCCAGCCAGCCGCCGAAGTAGCCACTCACCAGTCCAAGGAACACTCCCAGGAAGATGGACATCAGCACGGCAGCAACTATCACCGCCATGGCTGTCTGCGATCCCCAGATCATCCGGGACAGCACATCGTATCCGCCCACGGTCGTTCCCAACAGATGCTTGCCACCGGGTTCGGCCTGCGCCGGGAACGAACCGGCGTCATCGGAAATCTGGGAATACCCGTACGG
Proteins encoded in this window:
- a CDS encoding MoxR family ATPase, coding for MNEPYGAPQIMDSSPRTLDPARQALLDVRHEVAKAVVGQDATVTGLLIALLSQGHVLLEGVPGVAKTLLVRALSAALSLDTKRVQFTPDLMPGDITGSLVYDSHTSEFSFREGPVFTNILLADEINRTPPKTQASLLEAMEERQVSVDGVSRPLPANFLVAATQNPVEYEGTYPLPEAQLDRFLLKLTMPLPSRTDEVEVIRRHAAGFNPRDLAAAGVRAVAGAEDLERARQAVATVAVEREIIGYIVDLVRATRQAPSFQLGVSPRGATALLNTARAWAWLSGRSFVTPDDVKALALPCLRHRVALQPDAQMDGVRVDDVLGSILASVPVPR
- a CDS encoding DUF58 domain-containing protein, whose translation is MALSGRFVVLALLGLVPVLLFPGGGTVLGVVVALAALLGLDLGLAASPRAIIVTRAEPGNVTLHGTAASVLTLRNSGRRRLRATVRDAWQPSAGAVNPVQDLDIPAQESRRMTVRLQPVRRGDVGARHVTVRSHGPLRLAARQRTFDCSGLLRVLPPFHSRRHLPSKLRKLRELDGKAAVQIRGAGTEFDSLRDYVRGDDVRSIDWRATARRSAVVVRTWRPERDRRVVIMLDTSRTSAARIEDEPRLDTGIEAALLLAVLAERGGDRVDFLAYDRRPRARAGSATTGNLLGQLVQAMAPLEAELIELDWSSLPGQIRAVSAHRSLVVLLTSLDGGAPEEGLIPVAAQLAQQHVVVVAAVRDPMLGRMLRERENAAGVFRAAAAERVLLERAAVSAELRHHGVEVVDAEPHQLPPQLADMYIRLKAAGRL
- a CDS encoding DUF4166 domain-containing protein, with the protein product MNVPIYRQALGENFHRLQPELQEYFSLAPGSGHYGVGEGVFDVVGCRQAWLRPLLKLTSGEEAFFPDYGEVIPFRIENHAHQDPFGRSSLTARREIRFPGHVRIFQDTTSLVDSDGGPRLVDYLGRFRRMVTDLKLSVTAEGRLRGVSEASRLFLGPLRLPLPATVDARAYAEQWWDGAAGEHGQHRIQVKVIQPQIGLVLVYAGRFDYRLRPYIGGSSAQSFLPRYAQPDRWENRT
- a CDS encoding chorismate mutase — translated: MTQQNHDVPDTDTYDAAASSLAGHVDNSVMAELLSIRSSIDNIDATLVYLLAERFKATQKVGFLKAAHRLPAGDPGRESAQIARLRRLAEDAHLDPAFAEKFLNFIIGEVIRHHEAIAEDHQAAAEWK
- a CDS encoding ABC transporter ATP-binding protein, giving the protein MTINIDPVSDQSRPAEQPVLEIDHLKVTFATDGGDVYAVKDVSLDVRSGEVLAIVGESGSGKTVTAKTILGLLPETATSGGAVLINGNNVISVSAAKLRQIRGRDVAMVFQEPSTALNPVFTVGWQIAEGIRAHAGGPGGKRVSAKDAKARAIEALRKVGIPDPEHRVNYYPHQFSGGQKQRVVIAAALALNPGLIVADEPTTALDVTVQAEILELLRDLRDKYGTSIVLITHNMGVVADLADRVVVMYQGDVVEEAPVRVLFAEPKQDYTKKLLAAVPHLGRNSASEGLLERAHQGSPVLVEATNLTIEYPGRLGTPAFKAVDGVSFTVSQGEVFGLVGESGSGKTTIGRAIAGLNRTTGGSLKVLGYEMLNLKERTFKPLRKDIGFVFQDPAASFNPQLTIGDCVAEPMIIHTNPSPAQARKRVAELLESVQLPASYAQRYPHELSGGQRQRASLARALILNPRLLIADEPTSALDVSVQAKVLELFKEIQAEFGFAALFISHDLAVVDILSQWVGVLYKGKLVEQGIGSQVMGAPQHDYTKRLIASLPVPDPDEQARRREAHRALLAQ
- a CDS encoding ABC transporter permease, with the translated sequence MGTTVLEPKKKSLLDRLPVSSHIRQSVGLQRTMLLIGVVLCTVFVVAAIFAPLLAPYGYSQISDDAGSFPAQAEPGGKHLLGTTVGGYDVLSRMIWGSQTAMAVIVAAVLMSIFLGVFLGLVSGYFGGWLDRVLVVIADAIYAFPTLLVAIVMSIAINKGQSGFWGGILACGFAITAVFVPQYFRVIRAETIRLKAEPFVESAQVVGASSARIISRHIFSNATRTLPLIFTLNASEAILTLAGLGFLGFGIEPSSAAEWGFDLNKAMSDASSGIWWTGVFPGLAIVLTVVGLTLVGESINDLNDPRLRGRKAAGAKGAPGPSTAAANAAIAADVRGL